In uncultured Desulfuromonas sp., the genomic stretch TTATTTTTCCAATCCAGGGATTTCACCACCAGCTCCAGAGGCTGGCCGACATGCAGCACCTCATTGAGATCTTCCACCCGGCTGTAAGCCACTTCGGAAATCGGCAATAAACCTTCAATACCGCCGATATCGACAAATGCACCGAACTCACGAATCGATGTCACTTCCGCGGTCACCCGCATCCCTTCTTTCAAGGTTTTGCGTAAATTTTCAGCTTGGGCTTGACGCTGTTCTTCGAGCAACACGCGTCGAGAAACGACAATGTTCCGCCCCTGCTCACTGAACTGACTGATCTTGATCTCAAAAGTCTGGCCAATCAGCTCTTCTGGATTATCTTGACGCCGCAGACCGATTTGAGAATAAGGGCAAAAGCTGCGCACATTGCCCGGCAGCATGATTTCATAACCGCCTTTGATCTCTTTTTCGACCCGGCCGTCAACGGGGATACCACTGCGCCAGGCTTCCTCTAATTGTTCATGACCGGAACGTCCGCCACCAATCTTGGTGGTAAAACGAAGCTCACCGCCTTTACGTGACATGAAAAATGCTTCAATGGTGTCACCGACCTCAACACTCAGTTCACCTTCGTCATTCTGAAGTTCACGCACATCGAGCACGCCTTCACCCTTCTGGCCGACATCGAGAAATACCCAATCCTTGCCAATCTGCAGAATCGTGGCTTCTGTTTTTTGGCCAATCTCCAGGCGCTGACTCCCCCCCATGCTCTCTTCGAGCATCGCGGCAAAGTCTTCTTCTTCCATATCATCCTGCAAGTCAGTCGGTTCTTCGTTCATGAACTAGTTTCCTTCGCTATGGTTAATACAACAGTTTCAAATTTCTTAGAGCTGATGAGCATAC encodes the following:
- the rpsA gene encoding 30S ribosomal protein S1; its protein translation is MNEEPTDLQDDMEEEDFAAMLEESMGGSQRLEIGQKTEATILQIGKDWVFLDVGQKGEGVLDVRELQNDEGELSVEVGDTIEAFFMSRKGGELRFTTKIGGGRSGHEQLEEAWRSGIPVDGRVEKEIKGGYEIMLPGNVRSFCPYSQIGLRRQDNPEELIGQTFEIKISQFSEQGRNIVVSRRVLLEEQRQAQAENLRKTLKEGMRVTAEVTSIREFGAFVDIGGIEGLLPISEVAYSRVEDLNEVLHVGQPLELVVKSLDWKNNKFSFSLRDTLADPWQNVTDNFPVGSEHTGKVSRMAQFGAFVTLEEGIDGLIHISKLGEGRRINHPREVLKEGQELAVTIEKIDEEQKRISLVPAGVAVEATETSWSDSLSSGSGMGSLGELLKASQEKKKRKKK